A part of Chloroflexota bacterium genomic DNA contains:
- a CDS encoding SDR family NAD(P)-dependent oxidoreductase, with protein MNMLITGGAGYIGSHLADRLLADGHSVIALDDLSTGRLDNVAHLRDNPRFSWVQGDVRDAALVARLVERSDLVFHLAAVVGVAHVVADPLRCIQVNVGGTESVLAAAFAHKRRVLFASSSEVYGKSNRIPFREEDDRVLGATWVPRWAYAVSKALDEHLCFAYAARGLEVSVVRYFNSYGPRMDGRGYGSVVARFVSQALKGEPLTVYGDGQQTRCFTYVADTVEGTVRAATRTEALGQAFNIGSDREVTIQNLAEIVLALTGSASPIVRVPYEKVFGDGFEEATRRRPAIDKARRLLEFEPAVSLEDGLRQTIRWFAERIHR; from the coding sequence ATGAACATGCTGATCACGGGCGGAGCGGGCTACATCGGATCCCACCTGGCCGACCGCCTTCTGGCCGACGGGCACTCTGTCATCGCGCTGGACGATTTGAGCACGGGGCGGCTTGACAACGTGGCCCACCTGCGCGACAACCCGCGCTTTTCGTGGGTCCAGGGCGACGTGCGGGATGCGGCGCTGGTGGCCCGCCTCGTGGAGCGGAGCGACCTGGTGTTCCACCTGGCCGCGGTGGTGGGGGTGGCCCATGTCGTCGCCGATCCGCTGCGGTGCATCCAGGTCAACGTCGGGGGAACCGAGTCGGTGCTCGCGGCGGCTTTCGCCCACAAGCGCCGCGTCCTGTTCGCGTCGTCGTCCGAAGTGTACGGCAAGAGCAACCGCATCCCGTTTCGCGAGGAGGATGATCGCGTTCTGGGGGCCACGTGGGTTCCCCGATGGGCCTATGCCGTCTCCAAGGCGCTGGACGAGCACCTGTGCTTCGCCTACGCCGCCCGCGGGCTGGAGGTCTCGGTCGTTCGGTATTTCAATTCCTACGGCCCGCGCATGGACGGTCGGGGCTACGGGAGCGTGGTGGCCCGCTTTGTCTCGCAAGCCCTGAAGGGCGAGCCGCTCACCGTGTACGGCGATGGGCAACAGACCCGCTGCTTCACCTACGTCGCCGACACGGTGGAGGGAACCGTGCGCGCGGCGACCCGCACCGAAGCCCTCGGCCAGGCGTTCAACATCGGGAGCGATCGTGAGGTAACGATCCAGAACCTGGCAGAGATCGTGCTCGCCCTCACGGGCAGCGCGTCGCCCATCGTGCGCGTGCCTTACGAGAAAGTCTTCGGCGACGGTTTTGAGGAAGCCACGCGCCGCCGCCCCGCCATTGACAAGGCGCGGCGGCTGCTGGAGTTTGAGCCTGCCGTGTCGCTGGAAGACGGGTTGAGGCAAACGATCCGTTGGTTCGCGGAGCGAATTCACCGCTGA
- a CDS encoding tetratricopeptide repeat protein: MTETKLGRYCDKIIEAGWLAALIAVPLFFNIYSSRVFEPDKLTLLRSIVIVMIAAWVVSKAEARPSLWERVRATPLVLPTLLMIATYLIALAFSRTPAISWKGSYVRLQGVSSTFSYIVIFFLMLERMRTRDQLERAVQAVILSSVPASLYGILQHYRLDPLPWAGETAERVASTMGNAIFIAAYLLMAFFVTLYRALPIFGRLASSKEQGSLRDAILGGVYLFIMAIQLVAIFFTQSRGPWLGLLGGLYAFVLILLVSLRQRAGGERRMAAGDLARGLGVGAGTLALGGVLAWVCIARLKSPLVGVALLGAVVILSYVILVLSRKGWRWLWISWIVQTLLVAAFLVVFNLPHTPLESLRETPYIGRLGQVFETESGTGKVRVLIWEGAVKMIAASPLRALVGYGPESMYVTYEPFYPPDLAHYEARNRTPDRSHNQTFDALASTGILGFLAYMFLFSSVFYYGLRWLGLIRSDRERNQFVGFIVGGAVIGALLARVITGGYAFVGVSLPAGFIAGLVLYLIVAAVNPTAGEADALPGEDRLLIAALMAAILGHFIEIHFGFVIAATGTYFWALAALFALVGSGRIGEAAPVEVPRPAAPVRQDAARKHKRKKRVQAAAPRAPLQRAEGRRWREFLTYTLIVVLIVAVVAFDFTSNQARAASIPDILWNSIAKVGLLTAEPRGSWGMAMLFALTVLTGAAVTFHRAYDADDDPPSGGWVLGAAAVFLAAVVLIPLAVAWAKADLLRVGKDVSGIIARWYVLFFALVFALGAALYRPGPSPRRYLRAEVSWAYVVLAVVAGLIIWQGNGVLVKADILYQQGYLLEQDYLKNAPQLNTEQRLQVLDRVLGLYKSAIRYAPSEDFYYLAEARVYQQMVPLAQTPQKKQVLLNEGIATVEKARSIYPLNVDHTANMGRFYRTWAEQASDPTEKREKLQLASDYYAQATQLSPNKAHLYNEWALTYYLMGDYENARAKLEKSLSLDAEYDQTYLLLGQLYTQEGDWARAEEMYRKAVELNPNAVESISMLGYVLDQQGKITEAIAQNLRVLELAPRDYITIRNLAVLYNKAGDVGQALAYARLALEVAPEQDKAQLEQFVAQLEALATQK; encoded by the coding sequence TTGACCGAGACGAAACTGGGCCGATACTGCGACAAGATCATTGAGGCGGGCTGGCTGGCAGCGCTCATCGCGGTGCCGCTGTTCTTCAACATCTACTCCAGCCGCGTGTTTGAGCCTGACAAACTTACCCTGCTGCGTTCCATCGTGATCGTGATGATCGCCGCGTGGGTCGTGAGCAAGGCGGAGGCGCGGCCATCCCTGTGGGAGCGCGTGCGTGCCACCCCCCTCGTCCTGCCGACCCTGCTGATGATCGCGACCTACCTCATCGCGCTGGCCTTCTCGCGCACACCCGCCATCAGTTGGAAGGGGTCCTACGTGCGGCTACAGGGCGTCTCGTCCACCTTCTCCTACATCGTCATCTTCTTCCTGATGCTGGAGCGGATGCGCACCCGCGACCAACTGGAGCGCGCCGTCCAGGCCGTCATCCTGAGCAGCGTGCCTGCGAGCCTGTACGGAATCTTGCAGCACTATCGGCTGGACCCGCTGCCCTGGGCGGGGGAAACCGCCGAGCGCGTGGCCTCCACCATGGGCAACGCCATCTTCATCGCCGCCTATCTCCTCATGGCCTTCTTCGTTACCCTGTACAGGGCGCTGCCCATATTCGGGCGGCTGGCGTCGTCCAAGGAGCAAGGCTCCCTACGCGACGCGATCCTGGGCGGCGTGTACCTGTTCATCATGGCGATTCAACTCGTGGCCATCTTCTTCACCCAGAGCCGCGGCCCCTGGCTTGGGCTGCTCGGCGGGCTGTACGCCTTCGTCCTGATCCTGCTGGTCTCGTTGCGGCAGCGCGCGGGGGGCGAGCGACGCATGGCGGCGGGCGACCTGGCGCGGGGGCTGGGCGTGGGGGCTGGCACCCTCGCGCTGGGCGGCGTCCTGGCGTGGGTGTGCATCGCCCGCCTCAAGTCGCCGCTGGTGGGCGTGGCGCTGCTGGGAGCGGTGGTCATCCTGTCCTACGTGATTCTCGTCCTGTCGCGCAAGGGGTGGCGGTGGCTGTGGATTTCCTGGATTGTCCAGACGCTGCTGGTGGCGGCGTTCCTGGTCGTGTTCAACCTGCCGCACACGCCGCTGGAATCGCTGCGCGAGACGCCCTACATCGGCCGCCTGGGCCAGGTCTTTGAGACCGAGAGCGGCACGGGCAAGGTGCGCGTGCTCATCTGGGAGGGCGCGGTGAAGATGATCGCGGCCAGCCCGCTGCGCGCTCTGGTCGGCTACGGCCCCGAGTCCATGTACGTTACCTACGAGCCGTTCTACCCGCCCGATTTGGCGCACTACGAGGCCCGCAACCGCACGCCCGACCGTTCGCACAACCAGACCTTTGATGCCCTGGCCTCCACGGGTATCCTGGGCTTCCTGGCGTACATGTTCCTGTTCTCCAGCGTGTTCTACTACGGCCTGCGGTGGCTGGGGCTGATCCGCTCCGACAGGGAGCGCAACCAGTTCGTGGGGTTCATCGTGGGCGGCGCGGTGATCGGCGCGCTGTTGGCAAGGGTGATCACGGGCGGATACGCCTTCGTCGGCGTGAGCCTGCCTGCGGGGTTCATCGCTGGCCTGGTGCTGTACCTCATCGTCGCCGCCGTGAACCCGACCGCCGGCGAGGCGGATGCGCTGCCTGGCGAGGACAGGCTGCTCATCGCCGCGCTCATGGCGGCCATCCTGGGGCACTTCATAGAGATTCACTTCGGCTTCGTCATCGCTGCCACGGGCACATACTTCTGGGCGTTGGCGGCGCTGTTCGCCCTGGTCGGGTCGGGGCGCATCGGCGAGGCCGCGCCCGTGGAGGTCCCCAGGCCCGCGGCCCCCGTCCGACAAGACGCGGCCCGCAAGCACAAACGCAAGAAGCGCGTGCAGGCGGCAGCGCCCCGAGCGCCCCTCCAGCGGGCGGAAGGGCGGCGGTGGCGCGAGTTTCTCACCTACACGCTCATCGTGGTGCTCATCGTGGCCGTAGTGGCCTTTGATTTCACGTCCAATCAGGCCAGGGCGGCGAGCATCCCCGACATCCTGTGGAATTCCATCGCCAAGGTGGGCTTGCTGACGGCGGAGCCGCGCGGGTCGTGGGGGATGGCCATGCTGTTCGCGCTGACGGTGCTCACGGGAGCCGCCGTAACGTTCCACCGCGCCTACGACGCCGACGATGACCCGCCGAGCGGGGGGTGGGTGCTGGGAGCGGCGGCGGTTTTCCTGGCCGCGGTGGTGTTGATTCCGCTGGCCGTGGCCTGGGCCAAAGCCGACTTGCTGCGGGTCGGCAAGGATGTGAGCGGAATCATCGCGCGGTGGTACGTCCTCTTCTTCGCGCTCGTCTTTGCGCTGGGGGCGGCCCTGTACCGCCCAGGCCCGTCGCCGCGGCGGTACCTGCGCGCCGAGGTCTCCTGGGCCTACGTTGTCCTGGCCGTCGTCGCGGGCCTCATCATCTGGCAGGGCAACGGGGTCCTGGTCAAGGCCGACATCCTGTACCAGCAAGGGTACCTGCTGGAACAGGACTACCTGAAGAACGCTCCCCAACTCAATACGGAGCAGCGGCTCCAGGTCCTGGATCGCGTGCTTGGGCTGTACAAGAGCGCCATTCGGTATGCCCCGTCCGAGGACTTCTACTACCTGGCCGAGGCGCGGGTATATCAGCAGATGGTGCCGTTGGCCCAGACGCCCCAGAAGAAGCAGGTCCTGCTCAACGAGGGCATCGCCACGGTGGAGAAGGCCCGCTCCATCTACCCGCTGAACGTGGACCATACGGCCAACATGGGCCGCTTCTACCGCACGTGGGCGGAACAGGCCAGCGACCCGACCGAGAAGCGCGAGAAACTCCAACTGGCGTCCGACTACTACGCCCAGGCCACGCAACTCAGCCCCAACAAGGCGCACCTGTACAACGAGTGGGCGCTGACGTACTACCTCATGGGCGACTACGAGAACGCGAGGGCGAAACTGGAGAAGTCGCTGTCGCTGGATGCGGAGTACGATCAGACCTACCTGCTGCTTGGGCAGTTGTACACGCAAGAGGGCGACTGGGCCAGGGCCGAAGAGATGTATCGCAAGGCCGTGGAACTGAACCCCAACGCGGTGGAATCCATCAGCATGTTGGGATACGTCCTTGACCAGCAGGGCAAGATCACCGAGGCCATCGCTCAGAACCTGCGCGTGCTGGAACTGGCCCCGCGAGATTACATCACGATCCGCAACCTGGCGGTGCTGTACAACAAGGCTGGGGATGTGGGGCAGGCGCTGGCCTATGCCAGGCTGGCGCTGGAGGTGGCGCCCGAACAGGACAAGGCCCAACTGGAGCAGTTCGTGGCGCAGTTGGAGGCGCTGGCGACGCAGAAGTAG
- a CDS encoding undecaprenyl/decaprenyl-phosphate alpha-N-acetylglucosaminyl 1-phosphate transferase: MLVYMLIFLSALLLAVGATPLAKRLALRVGAVDQPSPRKVHRVPMPRLGGVAIYLAFMAALVAFGQWFPIAQVVSIFIGATLVSFLGLWDDRWGVGPMWKLLGQIGAALILAFSGVRIGLFPYAWLNVGVTVFWVVYITNAMNLLDNMDGLSGGIAAVASAYFLLLAAMSGQYLVGALAAALLGASLGFLVYNYNPASIFMGDSGALFIGFLLAALGIKLRFPQNYVIVTWMVPVLVLGLPIFDTALVIVSRLRRGVNPLTTPGKDHISHRLVARGLTPREAVLTLYLVGCGLGMLAVFVTQASIPEGYAVGGAVALAALYALWRYEFKGRARTADG, encoded by the coding sequence ATGCTAGTCTACATGCTCATCTTCCTATCCGCGCTGTTGCTGGCGGTAGGGGCGACGCCGCTGGCGAAGCGGTTGGCCCTGCGGGTGGGCGCGGTGGATCAGCCCAGCCCGCGCAAGGTGCACCGAGTGCCCATGCCACGCCTGGGCGGCGTGGCCATCTACCTAGCATTCATGGCGGCGCTGGTGGCCTTCGGCCAGTGGTTCCCCATCGCGCAGGTCGTGAGCATCTTCATCGGGGCCACGCTGGTCTCGTTCCTAGGGCTGTGGGATGACCGATGGGGCGTGGGGCCGATGTGGAAACTGTTGGGGCAAATCGGCGCGGCGCTGATTCTGGCGTTTTCGGGCGTGCGCATCGGCCTGTTCCCCTACGCATGGTTGAACGTGGGGGTTACGGTCTTCTGGGTGGTGTACATCACCAACGCCATGAACCTGCTGGACAACATGGATGGGTTGAGCGGCGGCATCGCGGCGGTGGCGTCGGCGTACTTCTTGCTGCTGGCGGCGATGAGCGGGCAGTACCTGGTGGGCGCGCTGGCGGCGGCGCTGCTGGGGGCGAGCCTGGGGTTCCTGGTGTACAACTACAACCCCGCCAGCATCTTCATGGGCGATAGCGGCGCGCTGTTCATCGGGTTCCTGCTGGCCGCGCTGGGCATCAAACTGCGCTTTCCCCAGAACTACGTCATCGTTACGTGGATGGTGCCCGTGCTGGTGCTGGGGCTGCCCATCTTTGACACGGCGCTGGTGATCGTGTCGCGGCTTCGGCGGGGCGTGAACCCGCTGACCACGCCTGGCAAGGATCACATCTCGCATCGGCTGGTGGCGCGGGGGCTAACGCCGCGCGAGGCGGTGCTCACGCTGTACCTGGTGGGGTGCGGACTTGGGATGTTGGCGGTGTTCGTAACCCAGGCCAGTATTCCCGAGGGGTACGCCGTTGGCGGCGCGGTGGCGCTGGCGGCGTTGTACGCGCTGTGGCGCTACGAGTTCAAGGGCCGCGCCCGCACCGCTGACGGGTAA
- a CDS encoding nucleotide sugar dehydrogenase, translated as MGDDPLNDSLERKIANREARVCVIGLGYVGLPLAVELARVGFAVTGLDTDSARVGALARGESYIADVAEADLRAVVQSGRLRATWDYAALDDADVIFICVPTPFTATRSPDLSFVLSAARGIAAHLRPGRLVVLQSTTYPGTTEDEVLPILETSGLEAGVDFHLAFSPERINPGDRQHTVRSTPKVVGGLTPRCAELAALVLAQLHPSVHVVSSPRAAEMTKLLENIFRSVNIALVNEIALLCERMGIDVWEVIEAASTKPFGFMPFYPGPGVGGHCIPVDPYYLLWKAREYDFHTKFIELAAEVNQEMPYHVVERIAEALNAQGKTMRGARILLLGVAFKKDVDDARNSPAERIAELLLAKGANLEYNDPYIPRFSVGGDVFYPTRVVMESTPLTRETLQETDCAVILAAHSAYDFAWIVAEAPLVVDAVNATRGVGADAGNVWRIGAPGIGRAHG; from the coding sequence CTGGGAGATGACCCGTTGAACGATTCGCTGGAACGCAAAATTGCCAATCGCGAGGCGCGGGTCTGCGTCATCGGTCTGGGCTACGTGGGGCTGCCGCTGGCGGTGGAACTGGCCCGCGTGGGGTTTGCCGTAACGGGGCTGGACACCGACTCGGCCCGCGTGGGGGCGCTGGCGCGGGGCGAGAGTTACATCGCCGACGTGGCCGAGGCCGACCTGCGCGCCGTGGTGCAGAGCGGCCGCCTGCGCGCCACCTGGGACTACGCCGCGCTGGACGACGCCGACGTCATCTTCATCTGCGTGCCCACGCCCTTCACGGCCACGCGCTCGCCCGACCTGTCCTTCGTCCTGAGCGCGGCGCGGGGCATCGCGGCGCACCTGCGCCCTGGCCGCCTGGTCGTGTTGCAGAGCACCACCTACCCTGGCACGACGGAAGACGAGGTGCTGCCGATTCTGGAGACGTCGGGGCTGGAGGCGGGGGTGGATTTCCACCTGGCCTTCTCGCCCGAGCGCATCAATCCAGGCGACCGCCAGCACACCGTGCGGAGCACGCCGAAGGTGGTGGGCGGGCTGACCCCGCGGTGCGCGGAGTTGGCGGCCCTCGTCCTGGCGCAACTCCATCCCTCGGTGCACGTGGTTTCATCGCCCAGGGCCGCCGAGATGACGAAACTTCTGGAGAACATCTTCCGCAGCGTCAACATCGCCCTGGTCAACGAGATAGCCCTGCTGTGCGAGCGGATGGGGATTGACGTGTGGGAGGTGATAGAGGCGGCGTCCACCAAGCCCTTCGGGTTCATGCCGTTCTACCCTGGGCCTGGCGTCGGCGGGCATTGCATTCCGGTGGATCCCTACTATCTCCTCTGGAAGGCGCGGGAGTACGATTTTCACACAAAATTCATTGAACTGGCTGCCGAGGTCAACCAGGAGATGCCCTACCATGTAGTGGAACGCATTGCCGAGGCGCTGAACGCCCAGGGCAAGACGATGCGCGGCGCGCGGATTCTCCTCCTGGGCGTGGCCTTCAAGAAGGACGTGGACGATGCCCGCAACTCGCCCGCGGAGCGCATCGCCGAACTCCTGTTGGCGAAAGGCGCGAACCTAGAGTACAATGATCCATACATCCCGCGTTTCTCGGTGGGCGGGGACGTGTTCTATCCCACGAGGGTCGTCATGGAATCCACACCGCTGACGCGGGAGACGCTGCAAGAAACCGATTGCGCCGTGATCCTGGCCGCCCACAGCGCGTATGACTTCGCCTGGATTGTGGCGGAGGCTCCGCTGGTCGTGGACGCCGTCAACGCGACGCGGGGCGTTGGGGCGGACGCAGGCAACGTGTGGCGCATCGGCGCACCAGGCATTGGGAGGGCGCATGGCTAA
- a CDS encoding peptidylprolyl isomerase: MTIDPTKQYFAILKTEKGDIRIQLFADKAPKTVNNFVFLARQGFYDNTTFHRVIPGFMAQGGDPTGTGSGGPGYQFADEFHPDLKHDSEGILSMANAGPNTNGSQFFITYAPQPHLDGHHAVFGKVVSGMDVLQALTPRDPRTNPTFSGDRLLTVVIEEK; encoded by the coding sequence ATGACCATTGACCCCACCAAGCAGTACTTCGCCATCCTGAAGACCGAGAAGGGCGACATCCGTATCCAACTGTTTGCCGACAAGGCGCCCAAGACGGTGAACAACTTCGTGTTCCTGGCGCGGCAGGGGTTCTACGACAACACTACGTTCCACCGCGTCATCCCCGGGTTTATGGCGCAGGGCGGCGACCCCACCGGCACCGGCTCGGGTGGGCCTGGATACCAGTTCGCCGACGAGTTCCACCCCGACCTCAAGCATGATTCCGAGGGCATCCTGTCCATGGCCAACGCGGGCCCCAACACCAACGGCAGCCAGTTCTTCATCACCTACGCGCCCCAGCCCCACTTGGACGGGCATCATGCCGTGTTCGGCAAGGTGGTGTCGGGCATGGATGTGCTCCAGGCGCTGACGCCCAGGGATCCGCGCACCAACCCGACGTTCAGCGGAGACCGCCTTCTGACGGTGGTGATAGAGGAGAAGTAG
- a CDS encoding VTT domain-containing protein, which yields MAEARAEARAETVAQERAQRARMTVLRIVVLLIVLGVTGLIVYFRDRLQQFAAYGYPGVFLVSLAGNATVILPAPSLAVVFAMGAVLKPVLVGLVAGVGEALGELTGYLAGFSGRALIENRARYEQITAWMRRNGALTVLTLSFIPNPFFDLAGMAAGALKYPVWKFLLFCWAGKTMKTTLIALAGAQSVTFIERFLH from the coding sequence ATGGCGGAAGCACGGGCGGAAGCACGGGCCGAAACCGTGGCACAGGAACGCGCCCAACGTGCCCGCATGACGGTGCTCCGCATCGTCGTGCTGCTCATCGTCCTGGGGGTTACGGGCCTCATCGTGTACTTCCGCGACCGCCTACAGCAGTTCGCCGCGTATGGCTATCCGGGCGTGTTCCTCGTGAGCCTGGCGGGCAACGCGACGGTGATCCTGCCGGCGCCGAGTTTGGCTGTGGTGTTCGCCATGGGGGCGGTGCTGAAGCCGGTCCTGGTGGGGTTGGTGGCGGGGGTCGGCGAGGCGCTCGGCGAGTTGACCGGCTACCTGGCCGGGTTCAGCGGGCGCGCCCTGATTGAGAACCGCGCCCGCTACGAACAGATCACGGCATGGATGCGCAGAAACGGCGCGCTGACCGTCCTCACGCTTTCCTTCATCCCCAACCCCTTCTTTGACCTGGCCGGCATGGCCGCCGGGGCGCTCAAGTACCCGGTCTGGAAGTTTCTGCTCTTCTGCTGGGCGGGCAAGACGATGAAGACCACGTTGATCGCGCTGGCAGGCGCACAGTCGGTTACGTTCATAGAGCGATTCCTCCACTAG
- a CDS encoding fructose 1,6-bisphosphatase, which translates to MKELTISVIKADIGGYVGHSASHPALIQRAQEALQEAKSRGTLVDFHVSYCGDDLNLIMTHRLGNDSETIHQLAWNTFEACTEVARALHLYGAGQDLLADAFSGNVRGMGPGVAEMTFVERPSEPIVIFMADKTAAGAWNMPLYRMFVDPFNTAGLVISPSLHDGFNIEVYDVKSAKAIVFSCPAEVYDLLALIGATARYVVKAVYTKKGEIAAASSTERLSLIAGKYVGKDDPVCIVRSQNQFPAIGEILEPFTMPHVVEGCMRGSFFAPLMPVPLRYAQTSRFDGPPRVVALGFQIADGQLVGPRDLFDDPGFDQARQQCNALMDHLRRHGPFEPHRLPMDEMEYTTLPQVLEKLQGRWVDVK; encoded by the coding sequence ATGAAGGAACTGACCATCAGCGTCATCAAGGCCGACATCGGGGGGTACGTAGGGCATTCTGCGAGCCATCCGGCCCTCATCCAGAGAGCCCAGGAGGCCCTGCAAGAAGCCAAGTCGCGGGGTACGCTTGTGGACTTCCACGTGTCCTACTGCGGCGACGATTTGAACCTCATCATGACGCACAGGCTCGGCAACGATAGCGAGACCATCCATCAGTTGGCGTGGAACACGTTTGAGGCGTGCACCGAAGTGGCGCGCGCGCTCCACCTGTACGGCGCCGGACAGGATCTGCTGGCCGATGCGTTCTCGGGCAACGTGCGCGGGATGGGGCCTGGCGTCGCCGAGATGACTTTCGTGGAGCGCCCATCGGAGCCGATTGTCATCTTCATGGCCGACAAGACCGCCGCCGGGGCCTGGAACATGCCGCTGTATCGGATGTTTGTGGATCCGTTCAACACGGCGGGGCTGGTCATCTCGCCTTCGCTCCACGACGGGTTCAACATTGAGGTTTACGACGTGAAAAGCGCCAAGGCCATCGTGTTCAGTTGCCCGGCCGAGGTCTACGACCTGCTGGCCCTCATCGGGGCCACGGCTCGGTATGTGGTGAAGGCGGTGTACACTAAGAAGGGCGAGATTGCGGCGGCATCGTCCACCGAACGGCTCAGCCTCATCGCGGGCAAGTACGTAGGCAAGGACGATCCGGTGTGCATCGTGCGCAGCCAGAATCAGTTCCCGGCCATCGGCGAGATTCTGGAACCCTTCACCATGCCGCATGTGGTGGAGGGGTGCATGCGGGGGAGTTTCTTCGCGCCGCTGATGCCGGTGCCGCTGCGTTACGCGCAGACCAGCCGCTTTGACGGCCCGCCGCGGGTCGTGGCTCTGGGGTTCCAGATCGCCGACGGGCAACTGGTGGGGCCGCGCGACCTGTTTGACGACCCCGGATTTGACCAGGCGCGGCAGCAGTGCAACGCCCTCATGGACCACCTGCGGCGGCATGGCCCGTTTGAGCCGCACCGCCTGCCTATGGACGAGATGGAGTACACGACCCTGCCCCAGGTGCTGGAGAAATTGCAGGGCAGGTGGGTGGACGTGAAGTAG
- a CDS encoding YtxH domain-containing protein: MRRAILFLGGVICGALVGAAAGVLLAPQSGAETQEYLRKRLDEIKAEAMEAYEARRKELMEEFERAKKGVRPAAE, encoded by the coding sequence ATGAGGCGAGCGATTCTGTTTCTCGGCGGCGTGATTTGTGGGGCGCTGGTGGGTGCGGCGGCTGGGGTGCTCCTGGCTCCGCAGTCCGGCGCAGAAACGCAGGAGTATCTCCGCAAGCGGCTGGATGAGATCAAGGCCGAGGCCATGGAAGCCTACGAGGCCCGCCGCAAGGAACTGATGGAGGAGTTTGAGCGAGCGAAGAAGGGCGTCCGTCCGGCCGCCGAATAG
- a CDS encoding amidohydrolase, which translates to MAEWPVIDFHVHVARPEDYHPWVVEWMQSLLKGASLEQFRDLMTPEGLLMVMDDCGISHAVILPDMHPKTVGLVTNEFVAEFCRGHDRLIPFASVNPHLVPSPREELRRCLDDLGMRGLKMAPTYAHFYPNDPSLYPLYALAEERQIPVMFHTGSSVFKGAKIKFGEPVLLDEVAVDFPNLTILLVHSGRGFWYDQAAFLARLHPNMYMEIAGLPPQKLMTYFPELERLADKVIFGSDWPGLPSLKKNIEDIRALPLSDEAKAKILYRNAARLLRI; encoded by the coding sequence ATGGCAGAGTGGCCCGTCATAGACTTCCACGTCCATGTGGCGCGCCCTGAAGACTATCACCCGTGGGTCGTGGAATGGATGCAGTCGCTCCTGAAGGGGGCGTCCCTGGAGCAATTCCGCGATCTGATGACACCCGAAGGGTTGCTGATGGTGATGGACGACTGCGGCATATCCCATGCGGTGATCCTCCCCGACATGCACCCCAAGACCGTGGGCCTCGTTACCAACGAGTTCGTCGCCGAGTTCTGCCGCGGCCACGACCGACTCATCCCCTTCGCCAGCGTGAACCCGCACCTGGTGCCCAGCCCCCGCGAGGAATTGCGCCGCTGCCTGGACGATTTGGGCATGCGCGGGCTGAAGATGGCCCCTACCTACGCCCACTTCTACCCTAACGACCCGTCGCTGTACCCGTTGTACGCCCTGGCCGAGGAGCGGCAGATTCCCGTCATGTTCCACACCGGCTCATCGGTGTTCAAGGGGGCCAAAATCAAGTTCGGCGAGCCGGTGCTCCTGGACGAGGTCGCCGTGGATTTCCCGAATCTCACCATCCTCCTCGTTCACAGCGGGCGCGGGTTCTGGTACGATCAGGCGGCGTTCCTGGCGCGCCTGCACCCGAACATGTACATGGAGATCGCCGGCCTGCCCCCGCAGAAACTGATGACCTACTTCCCCGAATTGGAGCGCCTGGCCGACAAGGTGATCTTCGGATCGGACTGGCCCGGCCTGCCGAGCCTGAAGAAGAACATTGAGGACATCCGCGCCTTGCCGCTGTCGGACGAGGCCAAGGCGAAGATCCTGTACCGAAATGCCGCGCGCCTTTTGCGCATCTAA